One stretch of Astatotilapia calliptera chromosome 3, fAstCal1.2, whole genome shotgun sequence DNA includes these proteins:
- the lgi2a gene encoding leucine-rich repeat LGI family member 2a, which yields MVQGGNARCHLPRSVLSATLTHESPTGKMPPALNIWALFLVSLCCLCQPGHLKKPFRCPSTCSCSKESIICVGSSYIPRMTPNEITSLSIVNGTFSEVKEAMFSHIPSLQLLLLNSNSLTTVRDDAFSGLPHLEYLFIESNKLETTSKYAFRGLRDLTHLSLANNNIKALPRDLFIDLDSLIELDLRGNAFECDCRAKWLMTWLKNTNATVSDAVCAGPEDMKGKRLNDMTSLQNECVSTDFILHQSVASESLSVDTFSYKNDVYVAISAPSTESCMIFQWDHIEMNFRTYDNITGQSIVGCKSVIIENEVFVIVAQLFGGSHIYKFDDDQSRFNKFQDIEVSKISKPNDIEAFQIGSDWFFVIADSSKAGLSTLYKWNDNGFYSYQSLHEWYRDTDVEFLDLDGKAHLILASRSQVPVIYQWSRSNQKFILQGEIPNMEDVVVVKHFRIKEELYLAMTRYIGDSKVLRWGTKQFAEIQALPSRGSMILQPFSFKERYYLALGSDYTFSQIYLWDEDNKIFDRFKEVYIQAPRSFTVVSTDRRDFIFSSSFKGNTQIFEHIIIDLSL from the exons ATGGTGCAGGGTGGAAACGCGCGCTGCCATCTGCCTCGATCCGTGCTCTCTGCAACCCTCACACATGAAAGCCCGACAGGAAAGATGCCGCCAGCTCTCAACATTTGGGCATTGTTCCTCGTGTCGCTGTGCTGCCTGTGTCAGCCGGGTCATTTAAAAAAGCCTTTCCGATGCCCTTCAACATGCAGCTGCTCCAAGGAGTCCATCATCTGCGTCGGGTCCTCCTATATCCCAAGAATGACCCCCAACGAAATCACTTCTTT GAGTATCGTGAATGGGACTTTCAGCGAGGTCAAAGAGGCGATGTTTTCCCACATACCATCTCTCCAGCTATT GCTTCTGAATTCCAATTCCCTGACAACTGTAAGAGATGATGCATTCTCAGGGCTACCACATCTGGAGTACCT ATTCATTGAGAGTAACAAACTAGAGACTACATCAAAATATGCCTTCAGAGGACTCAGGGACCTGACTCACTT GTCTTTGgcaaacaataacattaaagCCTTGCCCAGGGACCTCTTCATTGACCTTGACTCCCTTATAGAGCT GGACCTGCGAGGCAATGCCTTTGAATGTGACTGCAGAGCCAAGTGGCTTATGACGTGGTTAAAGAACACCAATGCCACAGTGTCAGATGCTGTGTGTGCTGGACCAGAGGACATGAAGGGCAAGCGCCTCAATGATATGACCAGCCTGCAGAATGAGTGTGTCTCCACAG ATTTCATCCTTCATCAGTCTGTTGCCTCAGAATCGTTGTCTGTTGACACATTCAGCTATAAGAATGATGTCTACGTGGCCATTTCTGCTCCCAGCACAGAGAGCTGTATGATTTTCCAGTGGGACCACATAGAAATGAACTTCAGGACTTATGATAACATCACAG GTCAGTCCATTGTGGGGTGCAAATCTGTCATCATCGAAAATGAGGTGTTTGTCATTGTGGctcagctgtttggtggttcccACATTTACAAGTTTGATGACGACCAAAGCAGGTTCAATAAGTTCCAGGATATCGAGGTGTCCAAGATCTCTAAGCCCAATGATATTGAGGCCTTCCAGATTGGCTCTGATTGGTTCTTTGTGATTGCTGACAGCTCAAAAGCCGGCCTCTCCACCCTCTACAAGTGGAATGATAATGGCTTTTATTCGTACCAGTCACTGCACGAGTGGTACCGCGACACGGATGTAGAGTTTCTCGACTTGGATGGGAAAGCTCACCTTATTCTAGCGAGCCGCTCACAGGTTCCAGTGATCTACCAGTGGAGCCGGAGCAACCAGAAGTTCATCCTGCAGGGTGAGATCCCCAACATGGAGGATGTAGTGGTTGTGAAACACTTCCGGATCAAGGAAGAGCTCTACCTGGCTATGACGCGGTATATCGGTGATTCCAAAGTTCTGCGTTGGGGCACCAAACAGTTTGCTGAGATCCAAGCTTTGCCCTCTCGAGGCTCCATGATTCTCCAGCCATTCTCTTTCAAGGAACGTTACTATCTGGCTCTGGGAAGCGACTACACCTTCTCACAGATCTACCTGTGGGACGAGGACAACAAAATCTTTGACCGCTTTAAGGAGGTGTACATCCAGGCCCCACGCTCTTTCACCGTGGTATCTACCGACCGCAGGGACTTTATTTTTTCCTCGAGCTTCAAGGGAAACACGCAGATCTTTGAGCACATCATCATCGACCTGAGCTTGTGA
- the LOC113018633 gene encoding uncharacterized protein LOC113018633 → MQLDAMARPHEYLFLDEAGFNLQKRRRRGRNIIGQRAITEVPGQRGGNITLCAAMGTEGLVHRYAVLGSYNTQRLLTFLEELKDILLDRQQHHPRLAHHMYVIIWDNVRFHKTHQIREWFTTNSDHFLNVCLPPYSPFLNPIEEFFSSWRWKVYDRQPYTRENLVRAMELACADIPVEAFQGWIRHSRAFFPRCLARDNIACDVDEVMWPNAARRHDAAQ, encoded by the coding sequence ATGCAGTTGGACGCGATGGCCAGACCCCATGAGTACCTCTTCCTGGATGAGGCTGGCTTCAACCTCCAGAAACGAAGGCGAAGAGGCCGTAACATCATTGGCCAGAGAGCCATCACTGAGGTTCCTGGCCAACGGGGgggtaatattactctttgtgCAGCTATGGGTACGGAGGGGCTTGTCCACCGGTATGCTGTCCTTGGGTCTTACAACACCCAACGTCTCCTCACCTTCCTAGAGGAGCTAAAAGACATCCTCCTGGACCGTCAACAACACCATCCTAGGCTAGCACATCACATGTATGTGATCATTTGGGACAACGTCCGCTTCCACAAGACACACCAAATCAGAGAGTGGTTCACCACCAACAGTGACCACTTTTTAAACGTCTGTCTGCCACCCTACTCCCCTTTCCTGAACCCTATAGAGGAGTTCTTCTCATCATGGAGATGGAAGGTGTATGACAGACAGCCATACACAAGAGAGAACCTCGTACGGGCAATGGAGCTGGCCTGTGCTGACATCCCAGTGGAGGCCTTCCAGGGATGGATTCGCCATTCCAGGGCGTTTTTCCCGCGGTGCCTAGCAAGGGACAatatagcctgtgatgtggatgaggtgATGTGGCCCAATGCAGCTCGGCGACATGATGCCGCACAGTGA
- the LOC113018632 gene encoding uncharacterized protein LOC113018632, whose product MERNIVYCLLCKKPQQSIRTHLSRVCLKDCTPQKCEEEASRAIASQKLFSNEGRVWNFSELQEYCKDEESCIKLCTRLQTRGFIITNSPQAFSTVVPTARSDKKEILAVAKKDIEYFHTRLSGGDCIPTFAMTTFRQYCEAILILQHGLTANAVQELCVEDWMARKAVADGVELSSTAFSGNLKITSQEEQLLDCYFRNIRPVSLENQIAGSDDRGKFFLGECGVPLSNPSLDVKRLKARYLSTEPGDAMAESASSSVGGLPTPGQASTSSTHLPLQEWDAFLQAFPVTLTGEPPSKRQCVQAGFLQHRHHYKKWRDIQLKNRVGYILGQSVGRRGNPPQPARVQMALDKEKWDTNKPTVNAILQAWVVPQPSMQDNQSLMSSIAEQKWKGLALQDFGERKGKGVIALMPFHKGDIVCDYHGTYITEAEGKRRPQSGYLFFFRDECDRGMCIDATAFPCACHPDIDTYGRRMNHSRKNPNTKPQKFTMNFPAGPQETILFIALKDIAVGEEVLWDYGVTRKSYGGEGEDLEWLDS is encoded by the exons ATGGAGAGAAACATTGTCTACTGCCTGCTTTGTAAAAAGCCGCAACAGTCCATTCGCACACACCTGAGCAGAGTGTGCCTGAAAGACTGCACACCACAGAAATGTGAGGAAGAAGCTTCCAGAGCCATTGCTTCACAGAAGCTGTTTTCTAATGAAGGTAGAGTCTGGAACTTCTCAGAGCTCCAGGAGTACTGCAAGGATGAAGAATCTTGCATTAAACTCTGCACTCGCCTTCAAACACGTGGATTTATCATCACGAACAGTCCCCAAGCGTTTTCGACAGTTGTGCCAACAGCGAG GTCTGATAAGAAGGAAATTCTTGCCGTGGCCAAGAAGGATATTGAATATTTCCACACAAGACTTTCTGGCGGTGATTGCATCCCCACATTTGCAATGACTACCTTCAGACAGTACTGCGAGGCCATCCTGATTTTACAACATGGACTGACAGCAAATGCTGTTCAAGAACTTTGT GTAGAGGACTGGATGGCGCGGAAAGCAGTAGCTGATGGTGTTGAGCTGAGTTCCACAGCATTCAGTGGTAACTTGAAGATAACCAGCCAGGAAGAACAA ttgTTGGACTGCTATTTTAGGAACATCCGTCCAGTGTCCTTGGAAAATCAAATTGCTGGCAGCGATGACAGGGGCAAGTTCTTCCTAGGAGAATGTGGGGTCCCACTGTCCAACCCATCATTAGATGTAAAACGCCTGAAAGCGAG ATACCTGAGCACTGAACCTGGGGATGCTATGGCTGAGTCAGCATCAAGCTCAGTAGGAGGACTACCGACACCAGGACAGGCCag CACATCATCTACGCATCTGCCACTCCAAGAATGGGATGCCTTCCTGCAGGCCTTCCCGGTCACGCTGACTGGAGAGCCACCATCCAAACGGCAGTGTGTACAGGCTGGCTTTCTACAGCACAGACACCACTACAAGAAATGGAGGGATATTCAGCTGAAGAACAGAGTTGGGTACATTCTCG GTCAGTCAGTTGGCAGAAGAGGAAACCCACCTCAGCCTGCACGTGTGCAGATGGCTTTGGACAAGGAGAAATGGGACACCAACAAGCCCACTGTCAATGCCATCTTGCAGGCCTGGGTTGTTCCGCAGCCCAGTATGCAAGACAACCAGTCCCTCATGTCTTCGATTGCAGAGCAGAAGTGGAAGGGCCTGGCTTTGCAAGACTTCGGGGAACGGAAGGGCAAAG GTGTGATCGCACTTATGCCTTTCCACAAAGGGGATATAGTGTGCGATTACCACGGGACATATATCACTGAAGCAGAAGGGAAACGGAGGCCCCAGTCGGGGTATCTGTTCTTCTTCAGGGACGAGTGTGACCGAGGGATGTGCATCGATGCCACTGCATTCCCCTGTGCCTGTCATCCCGACATTGACACCTATGGGAGGCGAATGAACCATTCCCGAAAAAATCCAAACACCAAGCCACAGAAGTTTACAATGAACTTCCCTGCAGGACCTCAGGAGACAATACTTTTCATTGCCCTGAAGGACATCGCAGTTGGTGAGGAGGTATTATGGGACTACGGGGTAACTCGGAAATCTTATGGTGGTGAAGGGGAAGACTTGGAGTGGCTGGACAGctga